The genomic interval TGGTGGTCCGGTGTGATTTAAACGGTGGAAAAGGTTCAGGCAAGGCtatggcaggcgggcaaagtgataaagacaagaggaaggaaacagagaaggatggaggcgcagaggaacgcacgcctaaggtattgatgcactccggatggtgaCCGCCCATGACCATGGGTTtatatggtctggccggttgaaccatgatgtgttggttgcatccgtttcttcttttctctttgtcaatCTCTTTTCTACCTTATTCTGATGTGGTCTGAGGGTTTAAACCCGCGGACAAACCCCCAGGgcttggattggtcagtgtaatctctccatggccttggttggggaggtatggtccgatctcatggttcccaagggaattattggggtttggcgattgtaatctcttagttgggatttttaatgaattatcaaagtgttaGATTCAATTTATATCATGGATTTAGGGATGGTCCAgtttggccggttggcggttcatggtcaaggtcgatatgactgaggccggttctgaggaatccaattggaccattctcttagtttggatttatcatgatttatcatgtatagtattgagtttttggccgagtattTAGTGTGGTCAGAAATGGGAtttagatgtgatctagggtccggaaccatgtactgattagcctgatgttaggatatcggttcataaatgtattcatgtgttgtggtttggtttcaggaacaagcagtgatcgtggtaaagcaaaggagtcttgaagacttggccgtggatggatgtgtgatgtgtgtctagtttagatgaacttatgatagcctattgtgcaacttgtgtggattgaatgatttgtatggatcacattgacttatatatatgaaatgatctttTCTTTATGCTTCCGCTTTGTACTTGTCAATTATAAACCTCAAATgaattgaaaatgacttagacaTAATTGGActtaaccggctgaattgcacttagacatttaggtaagtacttggactggttggatcatgggatccaggttcgggtcttacagggctagccgcccggcggccatggccagcacggggctagccgcccggcggccacggccagcacgggcgctagccgccggcggccacggccagcacggggctagccgcccggtggccacggccagcatgggcgctagccgccgacggccacggccagcacggggctagccgcccggcggccacggccagcacgggcgctagccgccggcggccacggccagcatggggctagccgcccggcggccacggccacgaccggagtcggctgctcgctCCCTTCGGTttgtgcgtgttttttgcgtttttagtttttccgtagattttccttgtgtagaaaatgtctctagctgttgatttcgagatgattaatctcgaacttaatattttcccgaggtttctcgactaacaattagtctctcgaggttgctctaacatttttcatgtttttccgagactttcggacatcgatttcgtcttgaccgattttgaccccaacaaattgaatgttaaatttaattcaaaaagaaaaaaccttTTTACAATCTATGTGTGTCTTTTCCTAACTTGCAATACaagatttaaaaacaaaagCTCAAAAGGAAAGTTTTTGAAtcaacttcttcctcttctccctTCTCTACTTGCctagctctcactcctactagGCATCAGCTCTCACTCTTACTGAAATCACTTCTCTGCGAGATTCAAACCAATTCTCCAATCCCTTCTTGTACTCACAGTCTCCTCTTCTCTGGATAACCAAGAATATGTTTCTCATATTCTTGTCTAATCTTTTAATTAGAACCGCTACAGGTGATGGAGGTTCTCCATGACGTCTCCcatttctctctctccataACATGTGGATTGCAGATTGAAACATGTATCTCACCGTGAATATCTTCACCTTGCTCCAACCTGAGTTTCCTCCTGAGATCATTTGTATAAGACTCTCCCACCTAGTCGTGTACTGATCCCTAAGAGTTCCTCTCATTACGCTTCCCACACCTGTGCAGAGTAAGCGCAATCAAAGAACAAGTGACTGATAGTTTCCACCGGTTCTTGACATAGTTTACATGCTGCATCAGCACCCACATTCCATTATTTCATTCTTTCTCCCGTAGAGAGTCTACCTCTTACAGCCATCCAAGAAACAAAAGCATCTCTCGGTGTAGCATGCTTAAACCAAATCATTTTGTGCCATGAGTAAAGTACATGCTTCTCTCTTATACAGAGCCATGTATCCTTTGTTGAGAAACTCTTCTTATACTTGCCTTTGTCATTCTTCCATAAAGATATATCCTCCTCTTGGGACCAATTCCTTTTAAACTTCTCAATCTCCACTTCAATAGTATTGAGGAATTGAACCCGATGATTTCTTCTTCTATGATTTCTACTGTCCTCCACAGTGGCAGTTGCAGAGATTCCCAGATCAATATAGCCACCATCTCCCAATGTATCATGCAAACAACCCAAAGAGGACCAATTCTCATACCAGAAAGAGGTTTCACTTCCATTTCTCACTTCCACCTTATAGAAAGACTTTGCAAGTTCTCGACATTTCAAAATCTTACGCCACATCCATGACCCTCCTTGAGTACTCTCCTTGATCATCCATATCGAGCTTTTTCTAATGAGATAAATTTTTATCCAGTTTACCCATAAGGACTTTGCTGATAGAACCCTCCATAGTAGCTTCAAAACAGACACCAAATTAACTTCTTTGAGAGGTCTTAAGCCCAGACCACCTTCTTGCTTCGTTCTGCAGACCTCAGACCAAGATATCTTTGCTTTTCGTCCATTCAATTCTGGACCCGACCACAAAAAAGCAGAGCATATCCGATCGATTTCTTTTATGCATCCGCTTGGTAGCCTAAAATCTGCCATCCAGAAGTTTGTTAAGCTTCTAATCACCGAGTTTATCAACTGCAAGTGCCCCGCATAAGAGAGAAATCTGCCTGTCCAAGAACCAATTCTTTTTCTAATCTTTTCCACAAGAGGAAGAAAATCAGTTACCGTCATGTTTTTGGTGAGAAGAGGAAGACCCAAATAACGCACTGGAAGCTTTCCCACAGCAAACCGATACTGTCTTGatatctcttcttctctttgagttgtgatagaaccaaaatcaagcaccgtcctttttggttcatggacacggcccaacatggagatcatgtcgaccagcttgatccaaccaagatttttccatcagatcgtgacactactttggagctgaatgagctGAGTGAAataagtgacactactatggagctggatgagctaagtgacactgaagaaggagctggtttTGATGCACCCTTGGATAGCACACTGGGCAAAACAGACATGCATGGTTTAGTCATGGGAAGCAGTAATGATATATGTTCATTGTTTGACTCATATCTTCCAAACCACGAGGATTCTACGCATGaaatcacttggagaatgtgctcaactcaattacaGAACTcccgaagaagaatcagatcaaacggagttcagatgtgGAAGTTATGCAATTTACAAATAAGGTGAtcttcagttctcgcgaattcgggCTGTGTGGATCGTCGGCGTGCATCCCGATCATTTCCACCGTGGACCAGCACGACCagaatgaacctggacagtgTCTGAAGATTCACTTTGACCAGTCTGCCTCAATTTCACCAACCTTGACCAGTCTTCATCAAATTCCACAAATTTGACTCATTAATAATTTCTAGtcaatgttgtctttttctatgcattgttttcctcaatttctttatgtttctctttgactacaagtagtataaatatgtagtctcatctatgaataaaatcagatcattttggagtttatttgtgtttcttttctctgagtgggagagagagttctttagctagttcatcggtttgaaccggcttgttgatttggtggtcaaccaatcatctttgtgtgttaattggtggttagccaacacactgatccgttctttggtggttagccttagatcgagggtatatcaagagccattccgcacctcttgacgatccattcATTCCATCCCAGTTCCGGAAGTGCCTCGACTTcgcggttcatatccaacacccgGCTAAAGTGATCCTTCctgattttgggtctatcatttggtatcagagccactttggctggtttgttttctatcttcttttcatcttctcatctattcatcatcttcttttcttatttatttttggagtcgggctgttcctttactcccttgtgatcgccacttaaaaaaaatagataaaaaaaagaaaaaaaagtaaaagttttggcttgaatcacttctgaagagaaatccagggggagtggtggaagagaaagcctgctggccggggagaaatccggccttaggacagttaaggcggatccacacaaaaaaaaatctcttcatcttcatttcttttctttttccacaaagtttgttttgggttttgattgctgaattttgactgcctatcatcctttgaaccagtaaaagaactctgagtgatcacctaaaaatcgtgagctaaacactttgagagtgtgaggatttttatgtgctaacgtttgttaagtgtttcaggatgtttggacttctcaagaaatcaaaaccactacaagatgatatcttctttccttttaaaactgtttcggaaaaagagcaattaatttttagaaataagaaacagtttgctgttaataggtttgattttgtacagaaacaaaggaagagacaaaacaggtccgatgatgagaagtgggtcagaagtggtgatcgtcccttctccaaaaccaagagaagcagccgtgatgtgtttgatcagaatgagattcagacttatgccagtttggagaagatgttgcataaggcgattcatgctgtccggcaactcaaaaggaaggaaaacaccaacacttctgcagcaccaaaacagcaatgtaagtcttcttatctttcaaattctgatttgaaaactaatgatatttcttttgataaaagcaaagctgtgaaacccacaagcaaagcTCTTTCTACCAGGTGCTTCAAATACCATAAGGTCGGTcattatgctaacaagtgcCACAAACAGAAACCGTTGGTGACCTTGAAGAACGTTGAAACCGATCCAGAAAAGGAAGTATCTTTGTCCATTCAAAAGTCGGACCACATTCATAATGAGCTTTGTGTTGATTATAATCCTTTTGCTtataatccttttccttttaatgattcagatttgaggacaaatctttttgaagagggagagtatgatagaaccaaaatcaagcaccgtcctttttggttcatggacacggcccaacatggagatcatgtcgaccagcttgatccaaccaagatttttccatcagatcgtgacactactttggagctgaatgagctGAGTGAAataagtgacactactatggagctggatgagctaagtgacactgaagaaggagctggtttTGATGCACCCTTGGATAGCACACTGGGCAAAACAGACATGCATGGTTTAGTCATGGGAAGCAGTAATGATATATGTTCATTGTTTGACTCATATCTTCCAAACCACGAGGATTCTACGCATGaaatcacttggagaatgtgctcaactcaattacaGAACTcccgaagaagaatcagatcaaacggagttcagatgtgGAAGTTATGCAATTTACAAATAAGGTGAtcttcagttctcgcgaattcgggCTGTGTGGATCGTCCGGCGTGCATCCCGATCATTTCCACCGTGGACCAGCACGACCagaatgaacctggacagtgTCTGAAGATTCACTTTGACCAGTCTGCCTCAATTTCACCAACCTTGACCAGTCTTCAACAAATTCCACAAATTTGactcattaataattttctagtcaatgttgtctttttctatgcattgttttccacaatttctttatgtttctctttgactacaagtagtataaatatgtagtctcatctatgaataaaatcagataattttggagtttatttgtgtttcttttctctgagtgagagagagttctttagctagttcatcggtttgaaccggcttgttgatttggtggtcaaccaatcatctttgtgtgttcattggtggttagccaacacactgatccgttctttggtggttagccttagatcgagggtatatcaagagccattccgcacctcttgacgatccattcATTCCATCCCAGTTCCGGAAGTGCCTCGACTTcgcggttcatatccaacacccgGCTAAAGTgatccttcccgattttgggtctatcaagTTGACCCCGCCATAAACAGAACAGATTTTTCCTTACTTATCTTCAGACCACTCATCTTGTCAAACTCATCAAAGACTCTCAGAATTCCCTCCACTGAGTGTTCCGTACCATCCGCAAAGATCATTAAATCATCAGCAAAGCACATGTGCGTCAGATCAATGTTCCTGCATTTCGGATGATATCCCATTTCACCTCTTTTTGCAGATCGGTCCAGCATCTTTGATAATACATTCATGCATATCACGAACAAATAAGGAGCGAGGGAGCATCCTTGTCGTAATCCACGTTGACTCTGAAAATATCCTGCCAACTCCCCATTAACTTGCACCGAGAAAGAAGCTGATGTTATACACATAGAAATCCAATCAACAAACTTCACTTGGCAGTCCCAAAGCTTTCAAAATGTTTAGAAAGAAAGACCACTGCACATAATCGAAAGCTTTTGAAATGTCAATCTGCAAAGCACACCTCGGTGATATATCATCTCGATGGTAATCCTTTACCAGTTCTGTTGCTAATAAGACATTCTCCATAAGCAACCGTTCCTTAATGAAAGCCGACTGATTTAAGGTAATGCATTTAGGCAGAATAGTCTTAAGCCTGTTTGCAAGTATCTTAGATATTACCTTATACAAAACGTTGCAGCATGATATAGGACGAAAATCCTTTATCAGCTTTGCCTCCTCCTTCTTCGGTATAAGTGCAAGTATCGTTGAGCTTAATCCTTTTGGTAAGAAGCCTTTGAGGAAGAAGGATTGGATAGCAATAACAACATCGCCTCCTATAATTTCCCATGCCTCTTTAAAGAACTATGTGGTAAATCCATCTGGCCCCGGAGACTTGTCATTTGGCATTTTGAACAAAACCTCTTTTATTTCAAGTCTGATACAGTCTCCCTCCTCACATTTGAAGTCCAACAATTCTGAGAGAGTATCAACCGTAGCTCCTTCATATTCAGGTGGCTGTCGACTCATGAATTCAGCAAAAAAACCCCTTTGCCTCTCCTTTTATGTCCTCCTCTGTTTTTGCTATAGAGCCATCTTCTCGTTGAATCTCATGAATAGCATTTCTTACTTCTCGAATCTTTGCTGAGCTATGAAAGACATGGTTATTTCCATCTCCCACATCTAACCAATGCAGATTTGATCTTTGTTTCAGAAACCCCTCCTCCAAGTCTGCTAGATGTTGCCATCTCTCATAAGCTTTGCCTTCCTTTTTTATAGCTTCCTGAGTTGGCCTTTCTAACGTTGCTGATAtgcctcttttgtttttatagCTTCCTGAGTTCCTAATAtgcctcttttgttttcttcgGCAGATTTCCTAGTTTGATCTTACTCAGCTCTCGTATCGGTTGTTTCAAGGCTTTCAGACGCTTTGTGAGCATGAACATAGCGTATGTAGAGTGATATAAAGCCTCATATTCCCTCCACTTCTCAACCATAAGAGGCTTAAATTCCTGCATCTTCGCTATCACGTTTGTAAATTTGAAAGGCCTTCTTTTCCTGCTCTTTTCATTCTCAAACTGGATTCTACATCGCAAATGGTCTGAGcatcctcctggttcaaaaacacaATAAGCCCTCGACCCAAGCAACCATTCTTCATTGATAAGCACCCTATCCAGCTTCTTACATATTAGAACTTCCTCTCTTTTATTACACCAAGTAAATCTTGGTCCATGGTAACTCATATCAGTGAATCTACAGTAGTTTGCAATGTCGTGAAAATCCCTCATACCTGTAGAGCCTAAAATGTACACTCAtgtattttgtagtgtttgtaagtaaactaggaaagtgacaaaagatgtaggcaacgatgtaatcggaattcgGTAGACAAAAATGGACTTGTATTGATTAAGAGTTCGAGTACAAAGAATAGCTAAGAGATCGACTATAACAAGGAGGTCGATCAAGAATGAAATCTAAACGAAGTAAGAAAGATGTAAATGtgtggtgtgctctctctctagggttttcgctgtGTCCTTTAGCCTTGATCTCCTCTTCCTTTTATAGGTTCGACTCCGCTATTCTTGTAACTGCTTCCGCGACCTTCTCGACTTCGGCGACCTGCTTTTCCACCTTGTTGACGTCTCTGTGGGCCTCTTAACTTCGGCCCAGTCCATTATATCCGTAGAATCTCGGACTCAAACTATGTATTCTCTTGACTATCTCCTATGGAACAGATCGATATTTCCTTGCGGGCTTCTTGTTTATGGCCCATAATCCGAAATAAGCCCAATTATTTAGAAGACCGAAATTGGGTCTAACATTTGTCCCCCGCCCAGTCGGTTTATTTTTAGGAAATCTAAAGGGCGAGCACTTTTCCTTTGGTCTCGAATCTCGGAGCGGAGTGGCCACGCGCGTTCGTTTTGATTTGACCTGTCGGCCACTCTTCCTAGATCGTGCGGTTCTCATTGATTGCGAAGATTGTTGGGAACTGTCgtttttcctttatttatttgatgGATTTTTCTCGTAATggactcatcttcttcttctgcttcgaCTTTCTTTATTCTGTAAACTTCTCCCATTCGTTCATATATCATGGCGTCTCAGAGCAAACCGGGCCCACTTACCCCAACTGAATACAAAGCCCTTATGGAGCTTTGGGGGGTTCCGTACGAAGCTGTCATCGATTATCCAAACGGTGATGCTCCGGGAAGTGTGAGACCAGGATACTGCAGAGCCTACATGTGCTTTTTTCGTGACAGCCTTATGTCATTTCCTATTCCTTCGTTCTTCCTCGAGATTCTTGCGGAACTACAGCTGTCGTTCACCCAGATTACTCCGACCTTCTGGCGTTACGTCTTGGCGACGTTCGTTCGAGCCAGAGAGGAAGGATTAGAGTTCGGTTTGGCCGAATTAAAGCAGCTCTACACTCTCAAGCGGAGTAGCGGCGTTACTGGAGCGTTTCTTCTTTCTCCGCGTTCGGGTCGCTCGATTATTACCGACATTCCTGGGAAAGACTTCTATTGGACGGACAAGTTTTTTGTCTTCAAGGTTGATCCAGTAACGGTTGGGGATTTCGACTTTTCTCGGATTCCGATGAAATGGAACGAGAACGTGGGTAAGTAATTTCCTATTACCTCgcttttttctttaaactaGCATGATTATTTGTTAGGTTTTGATCTTGACTTTTTCCTCAGAGTTGTTTGGAACCTCAAAGTCGACTCCAGAGCTGCGCGGTTTGATCTCGACGCTCCGCCGAGGTAAATGCAGTTGGGACAGTTTTACTCTGGAGAGGGTTTGAGCTGCCTATGCTTTGCCCCCCGGTGTGAATCGTGCCGTTCCCGTCGCGTTTGTGGAACCGATTCGTCCTCGAAAAGACCAGAAAGATAAAGGTGGGCTACttcatcattattattttttcttttttcttttagtttgaCGATTTTAATTTGCTGGGTCTTTGTCTTTCAGCGGTGAAAAGGAAAGATCCTCCTGCGGAGCCTTAAGACGCCGCACCTTCGAAACGAGCTCACGAGACTCCGGACAAACGGGTGACTAGAGCGAGCTCTCAGATTCAGTCCCCGATTGTCCGGGCTACGCCGCTTTCTGTGGTTCATCTGGGCCGCGA from Raphanus sativus cultivar WK10039 unplaced genomic scaffold, ASM80110v3 Scaffold1358, whole genome shotgun sequence carries:
- the LOC108845266 gene encoding uncharacterized protein LOC108845266 is translated as MTVTDFLPLVEKIRKRIGSWTGRFLSYAGHLQLINSVIRSLTNFWMADFRLPSGCIKEIDRICSAFLWSGPELNGRKAKISWSEVCRTKQEGGLGLRPLKEVNLVSVLKLLWRVLSAKSLWVNWIKIYLIRKSSIWMIKESTQGGSWMWRKILKCRELAKSFYKVEVRNGSETSFWYENWSSLGCLHDTLGDGGYIDLGISATATVEDSRNHRRRNHRVQFLNTIEVEIEKFKRNWSQEEDISLWKNDKGKYKKSFSTKDTWLCIREKHVLYSWHKMIWFKHATPRDAFVSWMAVRGVGSVMRGTLRDQYTTRWESLIQMISGGNSGWSKVKIFTVRYMFQSAIHMLWRERNGRRHGEPPSPVAVLIKRLDKNMRNIFLVIQRRGDCEYKKGLENWFESRREVISVRVRADA